The genomic region TCCCAATGCGTCTGCCAGTGATCCGGGCCCGAATTCAAGATCCCAGGCAAGATCAAGGCTTCCATATCCTCGTCCTCCATTCGTTTCCGGCTCGTCCGCAAGACGTTCGACTGAGTGCGGGTAATGATTTCCAGTAGCCACTACAGCCACATGCCAAGATCGGCAGCGGGCTTACTGGTAAAACACCGCCAGCCACAACGTCGCCGCATCTGGATCCGTCCACGTCACCTTGTGGCGCCGGTGGGCACGAATGGTTACGTAGTCCCCTTTGCCAAGCGACACTTCAGTGCCGTCGTCGAAGGCAATGCTGCCGCGACCCTGCAAGACCATCACCCACTCGTTCTCGTTTTGATCGTACCAGCCGGTATCCGGCGACGTATGGCCTTTCGATACTATGCGCTCGATCCTTACGTTGTCCGAGGTGACGATATCGTCAAAGACCTCTGAATCGAGCAGCGCGGGGACCGCATCGAACACGTTGCCTTTCGACATCACCGAGGACCTGGCAACTCGCGAGAGGGAAGGCATGCGCCGACAGGGTTCCAGCGGGCATGGACGACGCCGTCGTCCCATCTGCAGTGGATCTGCCGCAGCCCTGAGAAGAAAAAACTATCCGACCCCACCCAACCGCGGATGAAGGCAAATCTCCCTCGATCACAATCTTGGTCGACGATAACCCGCTTCATGATTCCCCGAACCGGAAGATCGGCCGCAAGCTGCAGCGCGTCTTGTCCAATGCTCCTTTTAGGTCGTGTCCCACGGATCCGATAACGGCGGTCCGCAGGCCACCTGCGATCGCCTTGGCACCCTCATCGAAGAGGCACAGCCTGTGACAACACAAAACCGTCACTCGAAACGTCCCCACAGCGGGGACAGCCCAACAGCGGGCTCGCAACACCCTGTCCACCCGATCACGTCCAAACCCTTGCAGCGCTCATATCGAGCAATGTAGTACAGAGCCCACGATTTGGCCGCGACGCCGAATACCTGCAGCAGCGAATCAGGGTATCAAGCCTTGACTGCGGTCCCACGATGCACCGAACCTTTGGGGCTGTCCGCCGCACCGGATGATGGGCCAGGTGTCTCGAGCATGGAGCGGATCCCGGGCGCTGCCTGCAGCATTGTCCGCAAGACCGCTTCCAGGGCAGGGGCCTTCAATTCGACCAGTGGCACCAGGTTCCAACCAACCACCCGCGCACCGCCAGGATCAAGTCCGATCGTCATGCACTGCTGCAGCCAACTCTGCAGATTGACTTCGAGCAACAGGTCGGCGATACCCTTCCGATCGTCCGGTATCGCACCGAGATCCACGTAGACCGATACCTGCTCGATCGGTGACTCAGAGTAACCGACCGTCACGAGTACATCACCGAACGTCAGGCTCAACAAACCGTTGTCGTCAAGACCCAGTCCCGCGATGCCCAAAGTCTCGCAGACCTCTCTGACAATCGTTTCGGCATAGTCTCGGCGGGACATGTCAGGTTCCTCATTGGGCCGTTCACGGCACCCTCAGGCATAGGGTATCGGGGTTTCCGGCCTGGATCGTATTGCATCCGGCGGCTCCGCCGGATCAAGATCCAGGGCAAGCTCGATTCTCTCCAGCCAATCCTGAGCCCTCTCGGCGAATGCAAGGAGATCGGCCTCGAATGCCACGTCGTCACCGGTGGTAAGCGGAATCAATTGGCAAAAGACGTAGTCCCCGGATTCCGGCAGGCGTCCGAAAGTGCCGCCACCGGTCGTCGCCCATGACAGGTTCGCCTTTAGCAAGTCTCGGGAAAGGTCATCCCGAGCAGCAATCTCCTTGGGCAGGGTGACCACCGCCATCACCCCTGGAAAAGACGGCACGTGGACGAGATGCAGGTCCATGTCATCCCCGACGCCGAACGCGATTTCACCCTCTGCGTCGAACAGAAGCGGTGCCAGATCGTTGCGCGCGGCAAATGCAGCCAGCACCGCCTCGACCTCGTCGCGGTCCGGGACCGCGTCTTCCAATCCGGCGATCCGTTGCTCCAACGCATCGTCCGCTTGCAGCTCATTCATTGGCATGCCCCGCCACCGACGCGGTCAGGTCTTCAGGCCCTTGAACCGGTCCAAGATGGCATTG from Chromatiaceae bacterium harbors:
- a CDS encoding cupin domain-containing protein, which produces MSKGNVFDAVPALLDSEVFDDIVTSDNVRIERIVSKGHTSPDTGWYDQNENEWVMVLQGRGSIAFDDGTEVSLGKGDYVTIRAHRRHKVTWTDPDAATLWLAVFYQ
- a CDS encoding type III secretion system chaperone, producing the protein MSRRDYAETIVREVCETLGIAGLGLDDNGLLSLTFGDVLVTVGYSESPIEQVSVYVDLGAIPDDRKGIADLLLEVNLQSWLQQCMTIGLDPGGARVVGWNLVPLVELKAPALEAVLRTMLQAAPGIRSMLETPGPSSGAADSPKGSVHRGTAVKA
- a CDS encoding type III secretion system chaperone; its protein translation is MEQRIAGLEDAVPDRDEVEAVLAAFAARNDLAPLLFDAEGEIAFGVGDDMDLHLVHVPSFPGVMAVVTLPKEIAARDDLSRDLLKANLSWATTGGGTFGRLPESGDYVFCQLIPLTTGDDVAFEADLLAFAERAQDWLERIELALDLDPAEPPDAIRSRPETPIPYA